The DNA window CCTTCTCAGGTTGCCCAGAATACAGTGGAAACTGTAGACGGCAGTATGAAATCGTTCTTCAAGCTTCTGGATAAGAAGAGAAAAGGAGAATATGAAAAACCTGTTTCTCTTCCAAAGTATCTGGATAAAGACGGTAACTTCATATGTACGTTCAAGAAAGATCAACTGAAGGTTATCGACGACAATATCAGGTTATCGTTAGGTTTAGATTATTACAGAACTTATGGGATTAAATACCTATACTTCAAAATACCTGACAACATAATAGGTCAATATGAACAGCTTCTATCCCATTTTTTATAAAACTGGTTTGGAATGTATTGTCAAAACTAAATCCTCTGCATAATTTGAAATCAGAATCTGATTGATGAATGGATACTTTTGATGAAAAATATTTTCTGTATAGATTGGATGCACCAAGAAAATGGAAATGTGTGAATATAATCTCATCCATTGGTTTTATGCTGGTGTCAAAACTTGACGGGCAGTCTATCTGATGAATTT is part of the Methanohalobium evestigatum Z-7303 genome and encodes:
- a CDS encoding rubredoxin-like domain-containing protein yields the protein MTINLKEQYVCTVCSYNMVGYLPERCPFCNAPKDKFITAEKCSRGYDVQETPVTDSVTRLSSVPKLGIEHASYQINKDNKIHQIDCPSSFDTSIKPMDEIIFTHFHFLGASNLYRKYFSSKVSIHQSDSDFKLCRGFSFDNTFQTSFIKNGIEAVHIDLLCCQVF